One genomic segment of Arthrobacter sp. Marseille-P9274 includes these proteins:
- a CDS encoding ABC transporter permease, with protein sequence MRQTIGRWLVPVIGGLAFLFLLVPIAYVFAFSFNDAGRTNLSWRGFTLENWQNPCGAPAVCQALGNSLQIGATATLLATILGTAIAIGLVRYRFRFNATANLLIFLPLATPEVVLGASLLAQFLNIGADLGIGTIIIAHTMFCISFVVVTVKARVASLDPKLEEAAADLYASPIQAFWRVTFPLLLPGIVAAALLAFAMSFDDFIITNFNSGNVDTFPKFIYVAATRGIPAQANVIGSAMFIAALLVVIGGQVLANRRAKLLAAR encoded by the coding sequence ATGCGGCAAACCATCGGACGCTGGCTGGTCCCGGTCATCGGCGGGCTCGCCTTCCTGTTCCTGCTGGTCCCCATCGCGTACGTGTTCGCGTTCTCCTTCAACGACGCCGGACGGACCAACCTGTCGTGGCGCGGCTTCACGCTGGAGAACTGGCAGAACCCCTGCGGCGCCCCGGCTGTCTGCCAGGCACTCGGCAACAGCCTGCAGATCGGCGCCACCGCGACCCTGCTGGCGACGATCCTCGGAACGGCCATCGCCATCGGGCTGGTGCGGTACCGCTTCAGGTTCAACGCCACGGCGAACCTGCTGATCTTCCTGCCGCTGGCCACGCCGGAAGTGGTGCTGGGCGCGTCGCTGCTGGCGCAGTTCCTGAACATCGGCGCCGACTTGGGCATTGGCACGATCATCATCGCGCACACGATGTTCTGCATCTCGTTCGTCGTGGTGACCGTCAAGGCGCGCGTGGCCAGCCTGGATCCCAAGCTCGAGGAGGCCGCCGCCGACCTCTATGCCTCGCCGATACAGGCCTTCTGGCGGGTCACCTTCCCGCTGCTGCTGCCCGGCATCGTCGCCGCCGCGCTGCTCGCCTTCGCCATGAGCTTCGACGACTTCATCATCACGAACTTCAACTCCGGCAACGTGGACACGTTCCCGAAGTTCATCTACGTCGCGGCGACCAGGGGCATCCCCGCGCAGGCCAACGTCATCGGCTCGGCCATGTTCATCGCCGCCCTGCTGGTGGTCATCGGCGGACAGGTCCTGGCCAACCGCCGGGCCAAGCTGCTCGCAGCCCGCTAG
- a CDS encoding ABC transporter permease: MSLLARNHGNIPDAQDLPGNAARRGRKDPRSAGEIGADRRRGRTGYWLILPGFAFMLLFFVLPVFSLLATSLYTKPPGADVGQFVPALQFSNYADVLGAYWQELLRSFAFALVATIAALLIGYPMAYLVAVRLRGRKLLQGILLVLIIAPFFTSFILRTQAWKQILADEGPVVAVLRALSLLPEDGRLTATAFAVVCGLTYNFLPFMTLPIYANLERLDTRLIEAGNDLYASPFQTFRTVTLPLSMPGVMAGTLLTFIPASGDYINAALLGNNQDTTMIGQVIDSRFFRVVDYPGASALSFVLMLAILALVILYVRRFGTKELL; this comes from the coding sequence ATGAGCCTGCTGGCCCGCAACCACGGCAACATTCCGGACGCACAGGACCTGCCCGGCAATGCCGCCCGGCGCGGCCGGAAGGACCCCCGCAGCGCCGGCGAAATCGGAGCCGACCGCCGCCGCGGCCGGACGGGCTACTGGCTGATCCTGCCCGGCTTCGCGTTTATGCTGCTGTTCTTCGTGCTGCCGGTGTTCTCGCTGCTGGCCACCTCGCTCTACACCAAGCCGCCGGGCGCCGACGTCGGCCAGTTCGTGCCGGCGCTGCAGTTCAGCAACTACGCCGACGTGCTCGGCGCCTACTGGCAGGAGCTGCTGCGCTCCTTCGCCTTCGCCCTCGTCGCCACGATCGCGGCGCTGCTGATCGGCTACCCGATGGCCTACCTGGTGGCGGTCCGGCTGCGCGGGCGGAAGCTGCTGCAGGGCATCCTGCTGGTGCTGATCATCGCGCCGTTCTTCACCAGCTTCATCCTGCGGACCCAGGCCTGGAAGCAGATCCTGGCCGACGAAGGCCCGGTGGTGGCCGTGCTGCGCGCACTGTCCCTGCTGCCCGAGGACGGTCGGCTGACCGCCACGGCCTTCGCTGTGGTCTGCGGCCTGACCTACAACTTCCTGCCCTTCATGACGCTGCCGATCTATGCCAACCTGGAGCGGCTGGATACCCGGCTGATCGAGGCCGGCAACGACCTGTACGCCAGTCCGTTCCAGACCTTCCGGACGGTCACGCTGCCGCTGTCCATGCCCGGCGTGATGGCCGGAACCCTGCTGACCTTCATCCCGGCGTCCGGCGACTACATCAACGCGGCCCTGCTGGGCAATAACCAGGACACCACCATGATCGGCCAGGTCATCGACTCCAGGTTCTTCCGCGTGGTGGATTATCCCGGCGCCTCCGCGCTGTCCTTCGTGCTGATGCTGGCGATCCTCGCCCTGGTCATCCTCTACGTCCGGCGCTTCGGCACCAAAGAACTACTTTGA
- a CDS encoding ABC transporter ATP-binding protein has translation MVQEHLAEETTTAAGRDSGGADLVLDSVTKRFADFVAVDELDLTIPAGSFFALLGPSGCGKTTTLRMVAGLEQPTSGALRIGGRDITRTGAHERPVNTVFQNYALFPHMSVLDNVAFGLKRRKVRGAEAQARTALELVELGHLAARRPAQLSGGQQQRVALARAIVNRPAVLLLDEPLGALDMKLRRQMQVELKNIQLEVGLTFVHVTHDQEEAMTMADTVAVMNAGRVEQMGAPRELYELPRTAFVANFLGKSNLVPGEVVEDRGDAVVVNARDNRLTVLKERAAMHHGRVLVGIRPEKLKMMWPQDAVGDPDNMLHGRVADTSFTGVSTDYLVDVAGVGRLGVFSQNHGQQLARPGDEVVLCWDTAHAFGLDGREDSSAGAAEAAGAAAP, from the coding sequence ATGGTCCAGGAACACCTTGCGGAGGAAACAACGACGGCGGCGGGCCGGGACAGCGGGGGAGCGGACCTCGTCCTGGATTCGGTCACGAAGCGGTTCGCCGACTTCGTCGCCGTGGACGAGCTGGACCTGACCATACCGGCGGGCTCGTTCTTCGCGCTGCTCGGGCCCTCCGGCTGCGGCAAGACCACCACGCTGCGCATGGTGGCGGGGCTGGAGCAGCCCACCTCCGGCGCGCTGCGCATCGGCGGCCGGGACATCACCCGCACCGGCGCGCACGAGCGGCCGGTCAACACCGTGTTCCAGAACTACGCGCTGTTCCCGCACATGAGCGTGCTGGACAACGTGGCCTTCGGCCTGAAGCGCCGCAAGGTCCGCGGCGCCGAGGCCCAGGCCAGGACCGCCCTGGAGCTGGTGGAGCTCGGCCACCTGGCCGCCCGACGTCCGGCCCAGCTCTCGGGCGGGCAGCAGCAGCGCGTGGCCCTGGCCCGCGCCATCGTCAACCGGCCGGCCGTGCTCCTGCTGGACGAGCCGCTCGGCGCCCTGGACATGAAGCTCCGCCGGCAGATGCAGGTGGAGCTGAAGAACATCCAGCTGGAGGTCGGCCTGACCTTCGTGCACGTCACGCACGACCAGGAAGAGGCCATGACGATGGCGGACACGGTCGCCGTGATGAACGCCGGCCGGGTGGAGCAGATGGGCGCACCGCGGGAACTCTACGAGCTTCCGCGCACCGCCTTCGTGGCGAACTTCCTGGGAAAGTCCAATCTCGTCCCCGGTGAGGTGGTCGAGGACCGCGGGGACGCCGTCGTCGTTAATGCCCGGGACAACCGGCTCACCGTGCTCAAGGAACGGGCCGCCATGCACCACGGGCGGGTGCTGGTGGGCATCCGGCCGGAGAAGCTGAAGATGATGTGGCCGCAGGACGCCGTGGGGGACCCGGACAACATGCTGCACGGCCGCGTGGCGGATACGTCGTTCACCGGCGTCAGCACCGACTACCTGGTGGACGTCGCCGGAGTGGGGCGGCTCGGCGTGTTCTCGCAGAACCACGGACAGCAGCTGGCCCGGCCGGGGGACGAGGTCGTGCTCTGCTGGGACACAGCGCACGCCTTCGGACTGGACGGCCGCGAGGACTCCAGCGCCGGCGCGGCCGAGGCCGCGGGAGCCGCGGCGCCATGA
- a CDS encoding spermidine/putrescine ABC transporter substrate-binding protein: MPQRLPDDPRLRRLVSAQLSRRNMLMGTGALTLAGLLAACGTGGSGTSAADGSPTAAADRSDADRVVNWANWTLYLDYDDKAQAYPSLEAFSKSRGIQANYSEDIDGNDTYFGKVQAQLAAGQDIGQDIITLTDWMAARLIRLGYTQELDLGNIPNSKNLLETLRNVDFDPGRKHSLTWQSGFAGIAWNKQAVPGGLRTVADLWKPELKGRVEVLDEMRDTMGLLMLDNGVDISGEWGTGEFDSALDVLSKQIADGQIRQVKGNSYKEDLISGDALAVIAWSGDITQLNFEEGDKWEFALPDAGGTLWSDNLMVPIGSPHKANAEALMDYYYDPENAATVAAYVNYICPVEGAREAMEAIDPELVENPLIFPTEDFLANAHVLRTLSAEEETDFSDRFQKAIGN, translated from the coding sequence ATGCCACAGCGCCTACCCGACGACCCCCGCCTGCGCCGCCTGGTATCCGCCCAGCTCTCGCGCCGCAACATGCTCATGGGCACCGGCGCCTTGACGTTGGCCGGGCTGCTGGCGGCCTGCGGAACGGGCGGCTCCGGCACGTCGGCCGCGGACGGGAGCCCGACCGCAGCCGCGGACCGGTCGGATGCCGACAGGGTGGTCAACTGGGCCAACTGGACCCTCTACCTGGACTACGACGACAAGGCGCAGGCGTACCCGTCGCTGGAGGCCTTCTCCAAGTCCCGCGGCATCCAGGCCAACTACTCCGAAGACATCGACGGTAACGACACCTACTTCGGCAAGGTGCAGGCGCAGCTCGCCGCCGGCCAGGACATCGGCCAGGACATCATCACGCTGACGGACTGGATGGCCGCCCGGCTGATCCGCCTCGGCTACACGCAGGAGCTGGACCTCGGCAACATCCCCAACTCCAAGAACCTGCTGGAGACCCTCCGGAACGTGGACTTCGATCCCGGCCGGAAGCACTCGCTGACCTGGCAGTCCGGGTTCGCCGGGATCGCGTGGAACAAGCAGGCCGTCCCCGGCGGCCTGCGTACCGTGGCGGACCTGTGGAAGCCGGAGCTCAAGGGCCGCGTGGAGGTGCTGGACGAAATGCGCGACACGATGGGCCTGCTAATGCTGGACAACGGCGTGGACATCTCCGGCGAGTGGGGCACTGGCGAATTCGACAGCGCGCTGGACGTCCTCAGCAAGCAGATCGCGGACGGCCAGATCCGGCAGGTCAAGGGCAACTCCTACAAGGAGGACCTGATCTCCGGCGACGCGCTCGCCGTCATCGCCTGGTCCGGAGACATCACGCAGCTGAACTTCGAAGAGGGCGACAAGTGGGAGTTCGCCCTGCCGGACGCCGGCGGCACGCTCTGGTCGGACAACCTGATGGTGCCGATCGGCTCCCCGCACAAGGCCAACGCGGAAGCCCTGATGGACTACTACTACGATCCGGAGAACGCCGCCACCGTGGCCGCGTACGTAAACTACATCTGCCCGGTCGAGGGCGCCCGCGAGGCCATGGAGGCCATCGATCCGGAGCTGGTGGAGAACCCGCTGATCTTCCCCACGGAGGACTTCCTCGCCAACGCCCACGTGCTGCGCACCCTGTCCGCGGAAGAGGAGACGGACTTCAGCGACCGGTTCCAGAAAGCGATCGGCAATTGA
- a CDS encoding Lrp/AsnC family transcriptional regulator: MSTQHGSGAVPGTNGPIDDVSKAIIEQLQEDGRRSYANIGKAVGLSEAAVRQRVQKLTDGGVMQIVAVTDPLQLGFSRQAMLGIKADDDLVAVGDRIAALDQVDYCLVTAGSFDILAEVICENDHDLLRLITEIRGIDGVLSTETFMYLSLRKQEYNWGTR, encoded by the coding sequence TTGAGCACCCAGCACGGCAGCGGCGCCGTTCCCGGGACGAACGGCCCGATCGACGACGTCTCCAAGGCGATCATCGAGCAGTTGCAGGAAGACGGCAGGCGGTCCTACGCGAACATCGGCAAGGCCGTCGGGCTCTCCGAGGCGGCCGTGCGGCAGCGGGTCCAGAAACTCACGGACGGCGGCGTGATGCAGATCGTCGCCGTGACGGACCCCCTGCAGCTCGGCTTCTCGCGCCAGGCCATGCTGGGAATCAAGGCCGACGACGATCTGGTGGCCGTTGGCGACAGGATCGCGGCGCTGGACCAGGTGGACTACTGCCTGGTCACCGCCGGTTCCTTCGACATCCTGGCCGAAGTGATCTGCGAGAACGACCATGACCTGCTGCGGCTCATCACCGAGATCCGCGGCATCGACGGCGTTCTCAGCACGGAAACGTTCATGTACCTCTCCCTGCGGAAGCAGGAATACAACTGGGGAACCCGATGA